Below is a window of Stappia sp. DNA.
ATCTAGAACGAACCAGGTGCGGGCGCGCGGCTCAGCGCGTTCGCCGAAGACTGACGACCAGACACGCAAGACAAGACACGCAAGACAAGACGACGTCTGCAAAAAAGAGACGACGTCGGAAGAAGACGACAGGCACGACGAGGCGCGACATGACCGGGGCAACCGTAATCGACCATCCGCTGGTTCAGCACAAGCTCACCCACATGCGGATGAAGGACACCTCGACGCAAGGGTTTCGCCGCCTGTTGCGCGAGATCGCGGTGCTTCTGGCCTATGAGGTGACGCGCGACCTGCCGATGACGCAGATTGACATCGAGACGCCGCTGCAGCCCATGTCGGCGCCGATCATCGAGGGCAAGAAGCTCGTCTTCGCCTCCGTGCTGCGCGCCGGCAACGGCCTGCTCGAGGGCATGCTGGAGTTGGTCCCGGCGGCGCGCGTGGCGCATATCGGGCTCTATCGCGACCCCAAGACGCTGCAGCCGGTCGAATACTACTTCAAGGCGCCGGAGGATCTTCACGAGCGGCTCGTGGTCGTGGTCGATCCGATGCTGGCGACCGCCAATTCGGCCATCGCGGCCGTGCAGCGGCTGAAGGAGCGCGGCGCGGTGAATCTGCGCATGGTCTGCCTGCTGGCCGCGCCCGAGGGCATCGCCAAGTTCAACGAGATGCACCCGGACGTGCCGATCGTCACGGCGGCCATCGACGAGCGGCTGAACGAGAAGGGCTATATTCTGCCCGGTCTCGGCGATGCCGGCGACCGGATGTACGGCACCAAATAGGCCGGCTGCGCAAAAGTCGGCCGTGCGACCGGACCGGGGGAGAGCGCCATGATCACCGTCTTCGGCTCGATCAATCTGGATCTGGTGGTGGCGCTGCCGCGTTTGCCGGCGCCCGGGGAAACGGTGGTCGGCCCCGACCACCAGATCTTCGCCGGCGGCAAGGGCGCCAATCAGGCGCTGGCCGCCGCCCGCGCCGGCGCCGAGGTGCGCCTTGTCGGCGCGGTCGGGACCGACGGTCATGCCGAGGCGGCGCTGGCCAATCTGACGGCCGGCGGCGTCGATCTCGACGGGGTACGCCGGCTCGAAGGCACCACCGGGCTTGCCATGATCGGCGTCGACCCGGCCGGCGAAAACCTCATCATGTGCGCCAGCGGCGTCAATGCCCGCGTCGCGGCCGACTGGCTCGACGGGCGGCTCGCCGCCGGCGATCTGCTGGTCCTGCAACGCGAATTGTCCCCCGGGCCCATCGAGGAGGCGGTCGTGCGCGCGAAGCGGATCGGCGCGCGGGTGCTGCTCAATGCCGCGCCCTCCGGCGATGCGGCGCTGGCGCCGCTGGTCGACGCGGTCGACGTGGTGGTCGCCAACGAGGGCGAGGCGGGAGAGCTTGCCGCCGCGCGCGGGGCTGTGGAAACGCCGGTCGCGGAAAACCAATGCGCCGCGCTGGCCGGCCCCGAGCGGCTGGCGGTGGTGACCCTCGGCGGGCGCGGGCTGGTCGCGCGCAAGGGAGCGCGGCGCTGGCGGTTGACGGCGCCCGCGGTCGAGGTGGTCGACACCACCGGCGCGGGCGATGCCTTCGTCGGGGCGCTCGCCGCCGCGCTCGACCGCGGCGCGGAGATCGAGCGGGCGCTGCGCGAGGGGGCTGCGGCGGGTGCGCTCGCCTGCACGGCCACCGGCGCGCAGACCAGTGCGCCGGATGCGTCCGCCATTGCAGCCCTCGCCGACACGCTCACCTGCGAGGCGGACCCCGTTTGACCCGCGCGGGACCGCAACAAAAATCCACGGCGTCCTAACCCTTCGCAAACCCTGATCGCGTGTTTTCCGCCGGCATTTACCCGGTCGTGACCGGCCCGCGTGTAGCCTTCGCTTCTACGGCGCATGGGCGCGCGCCGGAATGAAAACGGCCACACGGGCGAAGGGAGCCGCGCGGGCGGGCGACATGACACGCTATCTCATCATCGCGGCACTCGTGATCGGACTGGCCGCACTCGTGCCGCGCCATGCGGACGATCTCGTCGCGCTCGTGGCCGCGGGCACGGACCGGGATGTCGCCGCCGGGCAGACGGACGCGACCTCCGGCGGGATGCGGACGCTGGTGCTGAAGGCGGCCGGCAACGGGCACTATGAGGTCAGCGCGCATATCAATGGCCGACCGGTGCGCTCGCTGATCGACACGGGGGCGTCCACGGTCGCGCTGCCGCTCGAGGTCGCGCGCCAGGCCGGGATCGCGCCGCGCGCCACCGACTACACCATGCGGGTCAACACCGCGAACGGCGTGGTGATGGGCGCGCCGGTGCGCCTGCGCGAGCTGCGCCTCGGCAGCATCCGGCTGACCAACGTGGAGGCGCTGGTGCTGCCGCAAGGGGCGCTGGCGATCCCGCTGATCGGCATGTCGGCGCTGAACCGGCTGCGCACGGTGGATATCCGCTCGGGAACCATGAGGCTGATCCAGTAGACGCGCCGCGCAGTCGCCGTCTGCCCACATCCTGTGCGCGAACCGCCTTGCGGGCGTGCGCCGCGACGGCTATCCCAGCGGGACGGACACGGTTTGGATCGGCTGCGCATGAAGACCTTCTTTTCCGAGGGGCAACTCGCCCACAATCCCACCCATGAGATTTCCGACGGGGCGTTGCAGCCGGCGGTGGAGATCCCGGCGCGTGCCGAGATCGTGCGCGATCATGTCGCCGCCGCCGGTCTCGGCCCGGTGCTGGCGCCGGACGAGTTCGGCCTGGACCCGCTGAAGCGCGTGCACGATCCCGCGTATCTCGACTTTCTGGCGAGCTTCTGGACGCGCTGGACGAATGCGGGACGCTCCGGCGAGGCCTTTCCCTTCGTCTGGCCGGTGCGGGGCCTGCGCACCGAACCGGCGCCCGATCACATCGACGGTCTGCTCGGGCGCTTTTCCTTCGATGCCGGCACGCCGATGGGCGAGCACACGTTTGCCGCCGCCCGCGACAGCGCCAATGCGGCGCTTTCCGCCGCCCGCCTTGTGGCCGGCGGCGAGCAGGCGGCTTTCGCGCTCTGCCGCCCGCCCGGGCACCATGCGGCGGCCGATTATTACGGCGGCTATTGTTTCCTGAACAACGCGGCCATCGCCGCCCAGTGGCTGATCGATGCCGGCGCGGAGCGCGTGGCCGTGCTGGATGTCGACTATCATCACGGCAACGGCACGCAGTCGATCTTCTATGAGCGCGCGGACGTGTTGTTCCTGTCGATCCATGCCGATCCGCGCGAGGAATACCCCTATTTTCTCGGCCATGCGGAAGAGACGGGGGCCGGCGCCGGCGCGGGCTTCACCGCGAACTACCCGCTGGAACTGGGCGCCGACTGGACGATCTGGTCGGCAGCGCTCGAGGCGAGCCTCGAGCGTATCGCCCGGCACCGTCCGGACACGCTGATCGTCTCGCTCGGCCTCGACCCGTACGAGCGCGACCCGATCTCGAAGTTCCGCCTGACCAGCGACGACTTCACGCGCATGGGCGCACGGCTCGCCGCCGCCGGCCTGCCGACGGTCTTCGTCATGGAGGGCGGCTATGCGGTCGATGCGCTGGGCGTCAATTGCGTGAACGCGCTCGCGGGTT
It encodes the following:
- the upp gene encoding uracil phosphoribosyltransferase produces the protein MTGATVIDHPLVQHKLTHMRMKDTSTQGFRRLLREIAVLLAYEVTRDLPMTQIDIETPLQPMSAPIIEGKKLVFASVLRAGNGLLEGMLELVPAARVAHIGLYRDPKTLQPVEYYFKAPEDLHERLVVVVDPMLATANSAIAAVQRLKERGAVNLRMVCLLAAPEGIAKFNEMHPDVPIVTAAIDERLNEKGYILPGLGDAGDRMYGTK
- a CDS encoding PfkB family carbohydrate kinase, with translation MITVFGSINLDLVVALPRLPAPGETVVGPDHQIFAGGKGANQALAAARAGAEVRLVGAVGTDGHAEAALANLTAGGVDLDGVRRLEGTTGLAMIGVDPAGENLIMCASGVNARVAADWLDGRLAAGDLLVLQRELSPGPIEEAVVRAKRIGARVLLNAAPSGDAALAPLVDAVDVVVANEGEAGELAAARGAVETPVAENQCAALAGPERLAVVTLGGRGLVARKGARRWRLTAPAVEVVDTTGAGDAFVGALAAALDRGAEIERALREGAAAGALACTATGAQTSAPDASAIAALADTLTCEADPV
- a CDS encoding TIGR02281 family clan AA aspartic protease, with translation MTRYLIIAALVIGLAALVPRHADDLVALVAAGTDRDVAAGQTDATSGGMRTLVLKAAGNGHYEVSAHINGRPVRSLIDTGASTVALPLEVARQAGIAPRATDYTMRVNTANGVVMGAPVRLRELRLGSIRLTNVEALVLPQGALAIPLIGMSALNRLRTVDIRSGTMRLIQ
- a CDS encoding histone deacetylase family protein, whose amino-acid sequence is MKTFFSEGQLAHNPTHEISDGALQPAVEIPARAEIVRDHVAAAGLGPVLAPDEFGLDPLKRVHDPAYLDFLASFWTRWTNAGRSGEAFPFVWPVRGLRTEPAPDHIDGLLGRFSFDAGTPMGEHTFAAARDSANAALSAARLVAGGEQAAFALCRPPGHHAAADYYGGYCFLNNAAIAAQWLIDAGAERVAVLDVDYHHGNGTQSIFYERADVLFLSIHADPREEYPYFLGHAEETGAGAGAGFTANYPLELGADWTIWSAALEASLERIARHRPDTLIVSLGLDPYERDPISKFRLTSDDFTRMGARLAAAGLPTVFVMEGGYAVDALGVNCVNALAGFAGQRG